In Victivallis lenta, the following proteins share a genomic window:
- a CDS encoding beta-galactosidase: MIKKIFTAVFFAGSVALAAENPVVAQKADYPCRESRNFEFRGNPDDWCSRGALPLFLNGSENRVIPDWRGPDDVEATVYLLYDSANLYLAGLVRDASFVKQESSGQLYRGSGFQAAFDPLDDTLLPGYDGNDVEIGFGKLADGRDVAHCWVAGMTGSSGEAGDVKVKVTELGKGIQFYEAAIPWSRLVPFDPAKQDHFGFNILYNANDGRERRGWLHWTPGIGEEKLAFMFRNVRLVPAGTGKSEPTISTDRSQYSSGDPVIISVCLPTDTKTSLSAQLDILDGEKVIHTEKKNVQAEPGGTELRFRYETGRLRGHGLDARVTAAWKGETVELSAEILNLSAEILKKRSAELKAKNTEFRARLAAAASRGIPIDYPLVAAAVCDITLKHRDTDLADPARLRKFALPAKINRQFRYLDRSLDLAEAELKALEKDQKLHRPVPKVSVDNLRVRDGAFYSGDDPVILIGPHGWWEVYPDIDLIADAGFNLIGGTLIVQDAAPAPGKKRTDFGNTILRHIKNMHRRNLAYDFLISPHPIPEAWKKAFPEMARYRASGWVGSSFYVPATRQMIEEMWAVLLPIVRNEPNLVSLNLVNEWSFSDGFRGDVHPKMRERFLAAMQEKYASVEQLNRKWKSAYKSFDEIDPAVLKRGTTGGFYDWECFRYAEGLENVDFLRATAEKYAPGKLRQIKTIAVTDLNPEQYTPVGVEREERGELMDIVGSDCAATIHLDYYRSMVPGKPAADTEFHVSSGIKPEEIVTDCWSAVLHGEGMREYFAWANSYSAEMQVAGAMLHIPEALEALGRSVLDIRRLTPEIVRFQQQIPEAEVGILYSPASLYCDKGYPSSLRQYHTMLSNLDTPIRFISERQLEGDKFGKIKLIVIPKAAFIPAGTVDALRRFTKQGGKIAAAEGALQNDPYGDPLPPLETMWKLDDKTLNPVALDRLLTESGISRPVRLKGVQPGQVELRSIRTAPDEYLFYAVNYGPAAKVQPELEGKLLNSAMELIAGSEIRFPFELNSRQPVMFRVKK; this comes from the coding sequence ATGATCAAAAAAATCTTCACAGCAGTATTCTTCGCCGGAAGTGTTGCCCTTGCTGCCGAAAATCCGGTCGTCGCCCAGAAAGCCGATTATCCGTGCCGGGAAAGCCGGAACTTTGAATTCCGGGGGAATCCGGACGATTGGTGCAGCCGGGGCGCGCTGCCGCTCTTCCTGAATGGTTCCGAAAACCGGGTGATCCCGGATTGGCGCGGACCGGATGACGTCGAGGCAACCGTCTATCTGCTGTATGACAGCGCAAACCTCTATCTCGCCGGGCTGGTCCGCGACGCGAGTTTCGTGAAGCAGGAAAGCAGCGGCCAGCTTTACCGCGGCAGCGGGTTTCAGGCTGCATTTGATCCGCTGGACGATACACTGCTGCCCGGTTACGACGGCAACGATGTTGAAATCGGTTTCGGAAAGCTTGCCGACGGCCGGGATGTCGCACACTGCTGGGTCGCCGGAATGACCGGCAGCTCCGGCGAAGCCGGCGATGTGAAAGTCAAGGTCACGGAACTCGGGAAAGGGATTCAGTTCTATGAAGCCGCGATTCCCTGGAGCCGGCTTGTGCCGTTCGATCCGGCGAAACAAGACCATTTCGGTTTCAACATTCTCTACAATGCGAACGACGGCAGGGAACGGCGCGGCTGGCTGCACTGGACGCCCGGAATCGGCGAAGAGAAGCTCGCTTTCATGTTCCGCAATGTCCGGCTGGTGCCGGCCGGAACCGGTAAATCGGAGCCGACGATTTCGACGGACCGCAGCCAGTATTCAAGCGGCGATCCGGTTATAATCAGCGTCTGTCTGCCGACCGATACGAAGACTTCCCTTTCGGCACAACTCGATATTCTCGACGGCGAAAAAGTCATTCACACCGAAAAGAAAAACGTTCAGGCGGAGCCGGGCGGAACAGAACTGCGCTTCCGTTACGAGACCGGACGGCTGCGCGGCCACGGGCTCGATGCCCGGGTCACCGCTGCATGGAAAGGGGAAACAGTCGAACTTTCTGCAGAAATCCTGAATCTCTCCGCAGAAATCCTCAAAAAACGTTCAGCCGAGCTGAAAGCCAAAAATACGGAATTCCGTGCCAGACTTGCCGCAGCGGCTTCCCGCGGCATACCGATCGATTATCCTCTCGTCGCAGCAGCTGTCTGCGATATCACGTTGAAACACCGGGACACGGATCTTGCAGATCCGGCAAGGCTCCGGAAATTCGCTCTGCCTGCAAAGATCAACCGGCAATTCCGTTACCTCGACCGAAGTCTTGATCTTGCCGAGGCGGAACTCAAAGCTCTCGAGAAAGATCAGAAACTGCACCGTCCGGTGCCGAAGGTATCCGTGGATAATCTTCGTGTACGAGACGGCGCATTCTACTCCGGTGACGACCCTGTCATCCTCATCGGGCCGCATGGCTGGTGGGAGGTCTATCCGGATATTGACCTCATCGCCGATGCAGGATTCAATCTCATCGGCGGAACGCTGATCGTACAGGATGCAGCTCCGGCACCGGGTAAAAAGCGTACCGATTTCGGAAACACCATCCTGCGCCACATCAAAAATATGCACAGGCGAAATCTCGCATACGACTTTCTCATCTCGCCGCATCCGATTCCGGAAGCATGGAAAAAGGCATTCCCGGAAATGGCGCGATATCGAGCCAGCGGCTGGGTCGGCAGTTCGTTCTATGTTCCGGCCACCCGACAGATGATCGAGGAAATGTGGGCTGTATTGCTGCCGATCGTTCGAAACGAACCGAATCTCGTTTCTCTGAATCTCGTGAATGAATGGTCGTTTTCCGACGGATTCCGCGGTGATGTGCATCCGAAAATGCGCGAAAGGTTTCTTGCCGCAATGCAGGAAAAATACGCTTCGGTTGAACAACTGAACCGAAAATGGAAAAGTGCGTACAAGAGTTTCGATGAAATCGATCCGGCCGTACTGAAACGCGGAACGACCGGCGGTTTTTATGACTGGGAATGCTTTCGCTATGCCGAAGGGCTTGAAAATGTCGATTTTCTGCGGGCTACGGCTGAAAAATACGCTCCCGGCAAGCTTCGCCAGATCAAAACCATCGCCGTGACAGACCTGAATCCGGAACAATATACGCCGGTGGGCGTCGAACGTGAGGAGCGTGGTGAACTCATGGATATTGTCGGCTCGGATTGTGCCGCAACGATTCATCTCGACTACTACCGATCGATGGTTCCCGGCAAACCCGCCGCCGATACTGAATTCCACGTCTCGAGCGGAATCAAGCCGGAGGAGATTGTGACCGACTGCTGGAGCGCCGTTCTGCATGGAGAAGGAATGCGCGAGTACTTTGCCTGGGCGAACTCCTATTCGGCGGAAATGCAGGTTGCCGGTGCGATGCTGCATATTCCGGAAGCACTCGAAGCGCTTGGCCGGTCGGTGCTGGACATCCGGCGGCTCACACCCGAAATCGTCCGGTTCCAGCAGCAGATTCCGGAGGCGGAAGTCGGCATTCTGTATTCCCCCGCCTCCCTCTACTGCGACAAAGGATATCCGTCGTCGCTGCGGCAATATCACACCATGCTCTCAAACCTCGATACCCCAATCCGGTTCATCAGCGAACGTCAGCTCGAAGGAGACAAGTTCGGCAAAATAAAACTGATCGTCATTCCGAAAGCGGCCTTTATTCCGGCCGGCACCGTGGATGCTCTGAGGCGGTTCACGAAACAAGGCGGTAAAATCGCAGCCGCGGAGGGTGCGCTGCAAAACGACCCCTACGGAGATCCGCTTCCTCCGCTGGAAACGATGTGGAAACTTGACGATAAAACACTAAATCCGGTCGCGCTCGACCGGTTGCTGACGGAATCCGGCATCTCCCGTCCGGTGCGGCTGAAAGGAGTTCAGCCGGGGCAGGTCGAATTGCGCAGCATACGTACCGCACCGGACGAGTATCTTTTTTATGCGGTCAATTACGGACCGGCCGCAAAAGTGCAGCCTGAACTCGAAGGGAAACTGCTCAATTCGGCAATGGAGTTGATTGCCGGATCTGAAATCCGTTTCCCGTTTGAACTCAATTCCCGTCAACCCGTGATGTTCAGAGTGAAAAAATGA
- a CDS encoding DNA alkylation repair protein: MTAGEITIRMSAAANPEKAAGMARFFKCGPGQYGEGDRFLGLPNPAVRGVVRSCRDAMPEEAFKLLQSPWHEIRLCGLLLLVRCYSGGDESVREAVYRGYLAHTERINNWDLTDLSAPGIVGEHLLNRSRARLYRLAAGSLLWEQRIAMVSTLTFIRHGDFADTLKLAELFLPHRHDLMHKATGWMLREVGKRDRAALTEFLNRHKSAMPRTALRYAIEHYDDAARKEFLSFP; the protein is encoded by the coding sequence GTGACGGCCGGTGAAATCACCATTCGGATGTCTGCCGCCGCGAATCCGGAGAAGGCGGCCGGCATGGCGCGCTTTTTCAAATGCGGTCCCGGTCAATACGGAGAGGGCGACCGTTTTCTCGGGCTTCCGAATCCGGCGGTGCGCGGTGTGGTCAGGAGCTGCCGTGATGCCATGCCGGAGGAGGCGTTCAAGCTGCTGCAAAGTCCGTGGCATGAGATCCGCCTTTGCGGGCTGCTGCTGCTGGTCCGTTGTTATTCCGGAGGTGACGAATCGGTCCGGGAGGCTGTATATCGCGGATATCTCGCGCATACGGAGCGGATCAACAACTGGGACCTGACGGACCTTTCCGCGCCCGGCATCGTCGGGGAGCATCTGCTGAACCGGAGCCGTGCCCGGCTTTACAGGCTGGCGGCCGGCTCTCTCCTCTGGGAACAGCGCATTGCGATGGTTTCGACCCTGACTTTCATCCGGCACGGCGATTTTGCCGATACGCTGAAGCTTGCGGAGCTTTTCCTGCCGCACCGGCACGATCTGATGCATAAAGCGACCGGCTGGATGCTCCGTGAAGTCGGCAAGCGCGACCGCGCGGCGCTGACGGAGTTCCTGAACCGGCATAAATCCGCCATGCCGCGCACCGCTTTGAGATACGCCATCGAACACTATGACGATGCGGCCCGGAAAGAATTCCTGTCCTTTCCGTAG
- a CDS encoding DJ-1/PfpI family protein, whose protein sequence is MKTVLFILLDRYADWEAAPLASVINRQPGWRVQTVSPAGSPVRSLGGFTTVPEGAVPAQLPPDCAGVVLIGGLSWRTEAAGAAEAPVRDAAARGIVIGAICDATVFLGRIGLLNDMPHTGNLLPDLQDYAGNGYSGSLFYRNENVVRSGRLVTANGTAAMEFAREMAVALELMSAEDAARWHRLFTLGFHAAPEDAFWWFGRMNSGGES, encoded by the coding sequence ATGAAAACCGTTCTGTTCATCCTTCTCGACCGCTATGCGGACTGGGAGGCGGCTCCGCTGGCCTCGGTCATCAACCGGCAGCCGGGATGGCGGGTGCAGACCGTTTCTCCGGCCGGTTCGCCGGTTCGTTCTCTGGGCGGGTTCACCACCGTTCCGGAGGGCGCGGTTCCGGCGCAGCTGCCGCCGGATTGCGCCGGCGTGGTCCTGATCGGCGGCCTGTCATGGCGCACGGAGGCGGCCGGCGCGGCGGAGGCTCCGGTCCGTGATGCGGCGGCGCGCGGCATTGTGATCGGGGCGATCTGCGACGCGACGGTTTTTCTCGGGCGGATCGGTCTGCTGAACGATATGCCCCATACCGGTAATCTGCTCCCGGATCTGCAGGACTATGCAGGGAACGGCTATTCCGGAAGTTTGTTTTACCGGAACGAAAATGTTGTCCGGAGCGGCCGTCTCGTCACCGCCAACGGAACCGCCGCGATGGAATTTGCGCGGGAGATGGCCGTGGCGCTGGAACTGATGAGCGCCGAAGACGCCGCACGCTGGCACCGGCTGTTCACGCTCGGTTTCCACGCCGCTCCGGAGGATGCGTTCTGGTGGTTCGGCCGGATGAACTCCGGCGGGGAGTCCTGA
- the hlyD gene encoding secretion protein HlyD, giving the protein MTGWWKSRWFYIAVAVILVVGAAWGVAAYRERTVPDVITLYGNVDVRQVNLGFRVGGRIAELAVDEGDRVKPGDVIAKLDKATYLAALKAAEAQLARAKAELEKLENGSRPEEIEQAAAAVEMFKAAERNAVTEHERNTELLATDAVAKKDFDSTLARRDETRAQVEYATAKLKLLKAGFRKEEIEAARAERLAAEAELLGRQTDYDDTELTAPSGGVIQTRVQEPGAVTGPGSVVFTLTLDKPVWVRAYVSEPELGKIRPGMKVTVRNDSEAKEYEGRIGFISPAAEFTPKSVETATLRTDLVYRLRIIIDEPGENLRQGMPVTVTIRLD; this is encoded by the coding sequence ATGACCGGTTGGTGGAAAAGCAGATGGTTTTATATTGCCGTCGCCGTGATTCTCGTCGTCGGCGCGGCATGGGGCGTCGCTGCCTATCGGGAGCGAACGGTTCCCGATGTGATTACGCTGTACGGCAACGTCGATGTGCGGCAGGTCAATCTCGGATTCCGGGTCGGCGGGCGGATTGCGGAACTCGCCGTCGACGAGGGCGATCGGGTGAAGCCCGGGGACGTGATTGCAAAACTCGACAAGGCGACCTATCTCGCCGCGCTCAAGGCGGCCGAAGCGCAGCTTGCCCGGGCGAAAGCGGAGCTTGAAAAGCTGGAGAACGGTTCGCGCCCCGAGGAGATCGAGCAGGCTGCCGCCGCTGTCGAAATGTTCAAGGCGGCTGAGCGCAATGCCGTAACCGAGCATGAACGCAACACGGAACTGCTGGCGACGGACGCCGTAGCGAAGAAGGATTTCGATTCGACGCTGGCGCGGCGCGACGAGACGCGGGCGCAGGTCGAATATGCGACGGCGAAGCTGAAGCTTCTGAAGGCCGGTTTCCGGAAGGAAGAGATCGAGGCGGCGCGGGCCGAACGGCTGGCGGCGGAGGCCGAATTGCTCGGCCGGCAGACGGATTATGACGATACGGAGCTTACGGCTCCGAGCGGCGGAGTCATCCAGACCCGGGTGCAGGAACCCGGCGCGGTGACCGGTCCCGGCTCGGTCGTCTTCACTCTGACGCTCGACAAGCCGGTCTGGGTGCGCGCCTACGTTTCGGAACCCGAGCTCGGCAAAATCCGTCCCGGCATGAAGGTGACGGTGCGCAACGACTCCGAGGCGAAGGAGTACGAGGGGCGGATCGGTTTCATCTCTCCTGCGGCGGAATTCACGCCGAAAAGCGTCGAAACCGCGACGCTGCGGACCGATCTGGTCTACCGGCTGCGCATCATCATCGATGAACCCGGTGAAAATCTGCGGCAGGGCATGCCGGTGACCGTTACGATCCGGCTGGACTGA
- a CDS encoding GntR family transcriptional regulator — protein MIMQDDRNGSIKPIYQQIREDLLLGFQKTGEARLPSEREICKKYGVCRPTVHKALSYLVETGLVVRRPGKGSFFLPPEAGSGRNVAGVKLVIRKDWKIWSGDCYFGQTIQGIYETLNGCGLNLSIEQFNDRLLLQLLEDEVTSSIWLSPEKAEQEAIRMLADAGRTVTAINRQIHAPGVRFVSGDHQADGEEAGRFALLHRANRVIFFVSEAESGLFAAREAGIAHILGDAIPFRRVTLSLTGRTEAIRRAAKEFGADGNTAVVLNSGSLLEPALRVFPPRENLLLFADNAEPLRYGISLIVQPVAEIGRIAGKIAGAGETALSGTLVRGKLLTAEGVRA, from the coding sequence ATGATCATGCAGGATGACAGGAACGGGTCGATCAAACCCATCTACCAGCAGATTCGAGAAGATCTTCTGCTCGGATTTCAAAAGACGGGAGAGGCCCGGCTGCCGTCGGAACGGGAAATCTGCAAGAAATACGGCGTCTGCCGCCCCACCGTCCACAAGGCGCTGAGTTATCTCGTCGAAACCGGGCTGGTCGTCCGGCGTCCCGGCAAGGGGTCGTTCTTCCTGCCGCCCGAAGCCGGATCCGGGCGGAATGTCGCGGGCGTGAAGCTGGTCATCCGGAAGGACTGGAAGATCTGGTCGGGAGACTGCTATTTCGGCCAGACCATCCAGGGGATTTACGAAACGCTGAACGGCTGCGGGCTGAATCTCTCGATCGAACAGTTCAACGACCGGCTGCTGCTTCAGCTGCTTGAGGATGAAGTGACTTCGAGCATCTGGCTCTCCCCGGAGAAGGCGGAGCAGGAGGCGATCCGGATGCTGGCCGATGCGGGGCGGACCGTCACCGCCATCAACCGGCAGATTCATGCGCCGGGCGTGCGCTTCGTCTCCGGCGATCATCAGGCGGACGGCGAAGAGGCCGGGCGTTTCGCGCTTCTTCACCGGGCGAACCGGGTGATTTTCTTCGTCTCCGAGGCGGAAAGCGGTCTCTTTGCGGCCCGCGAGGCCGGCATCGCCCATATTCTCGGCGACGCGATTCCGTTCCGTCGCGTCACACTCTCCCTCACCGGGCGCACCGAAGCGATCCGCCGCGCCGCAAAAGAGTTCGGCGCCGACGGCAACACCGCCGTGGTCCTGAACAGCGGCTCCCTGCTTGAACCGGCCCTGCGGGTTTTTCCGCCGCGGGAGAACCTGCTCCTGTTTGCCGACAACGCCGAACCGCTGCGCTACGGAATCTCGCTGATCGTGCAGCCGGTGGCCGAAATCGGCAGAATCGCCGGAAAAATCGCCGGCGCCGGGGAAACGGCGCTCTCCGGCACGCTGGTCCGGGGCAAACTGCTGACTGCGGAAGGAGTGCGGGCATGA
- a CDS encoding DNA-3-methyladenine glycosylase I: MTKSPMRCGWCEGDPLYERYHDEEWGRPVDDDHTMFEFLTLESAQAGLSWITILRRRENYRKAFAGFDPAKVAAFTETDVERLMQDAGIIRNRAKIRAAVSNARLFLELQQEFGSFCAYLKRFLPDGKPVVNHWKTLSEVPASTPLSDAISKDMKKRGFKFFGTTICYAHLQAVGCVNDHLVGCICRAGQQ, encoded by the coding sequence ATGACAAAGAGTCCGATGCGCTGCGGCTGGTGCGAAGGCGATCCCCTTTATGAGCGTTACCACGACGAAGAGTGGGGGCGCCCGGTCGACGACGACCACACGATGTTCGAGTTTCTGACCCTCGAATCGGCCCAGGCGGGCCTGAGCTGGATCACCATCCTGCGCCGCCGGGAGAACTACCGGAAAGCGTTCGCCGGATTCGACCCGGCCAAAGTCGCCGCCTTCACCGAAACGGACGTCGAACGCCTCATGCAGGATGCCGGAATCATCCGCAACCGGGCAAAGATCCGCGCCGCCGTCTCGAATGCGCGGCTGTTCCTCGAACTGCAGCAGGAGTTCGGCAGTTTCTGCGCTTATCTGAAGCGTTTCCTCCCCGACGGCAAGCCCGTCGTCAACCATTGGAAAACGCTGAGCGAGGTCCCCGCTTCGACCCCGCTGTCCGACGCGATCAGCAAAGACATGAAGAAACGAGGCTTCAAATTCTTCGGCACCACGATCTGCTATGCCCATCTGCAGGCGGTCGGCTGCGTGAACGACCACCTCGTCGGCTGCATCTGCCGGGCCGGTCAACAATGA
- a CDS encoding SEL1-like repeat protein produces MELKTGPAGITVFLLGEAVLIALLTHEVIRFRILVEQREGVKAFVLGDYGRAVELLGPTALDAEDPEYASFYGAALLLAPGDSHNPKRAVSVLQPLIDQTAMAAYGMAMAHLRGLEVPYDPARAVELLEKALEKQLFPAAQVDLGAAYLHGLGVPADPEKGFELIRQAAETGNGFGILMLGRCHAGGWGVPADPVKAVECYRQAAEAGSQDALYELGNCFYYGFGVPQDRKEGLRLLNLAAGKNVDMALNQLGIIYLDGDGVEPDWARAERYFRQASRRSNPLALTNLGNLLLSRPEQAEEGFRCLEKAAAQNEPQAVCSLGVCYAEGIGTAKDAAKALECFRRAEAAGVEWAAEEIRKLEAAAP; encoded by the coding sequence ATGGAGTTGAAGACCGGCCCGGCCGGAATCACCGTGTTTCTGCTCGGAGAAGCCGTGCTGATCGCTCTCTTGACGCATGAGGTCATCCGTTTCCGTATTCTTGTCGAACAGAGGGAGGGAGTGAAGGCATTTGTTCTCGGCGACTACGGGCGTGCCGTCGAATTGCTGGGGCCGACCGCGTTGGATGCCGAAGATCCGGAATACGCCTCTTTTTACGGTGCGGCCCTGCTGCTGGCTCCGGGGGATTCCCATAATCCGAAGCGCGCAGTTTCCGTTCTGCAGCCGCTCATCGACCAGACGGCGATGGCCGCTTACGGTATGGCGATGGCACATCTCCGCGGTCTGGAGGTGCCTTATGATCCGGCCAGAGCTGTCGAATTGCTGGAGAAAGCGCTGGAGAAGCAATTGTTTCCGGCTGCTCAGGTCGATCTCGGGGCGGCGTATCTGCATGGTCTCGGTGTTCCGGCCGATCCGGAAAAAGGTTTTGAATTGATCAGGCAGGCGGCGGAAACCGGAAACGGGTTCGGGATACTGATGCTGGGCAGATGTCATGCCGGGGGCTGGGGCGTTCCGGCCGACCCGGTAAAGGCAGTCGAGTGCTATCGTCAGGCGGCGGAAGCGGGTTCTCAGGATGCGTTGTACGAACTGGGCAATTGCTTTTATTACGGATTCGGCGTTCCGCAGGACCGGAAGGAGGGATTGCGGCTGCTGAATCTCGCAGCCGGAAAAAATGTCGATATGGCCCTGAATCAGTTGGGGATCATTTATCTGGACGGCGACGGCGTAGAGCCTGATTGGGCGCGGGCTGAGCGGTATTTCCGGCAGGCTTCCCGACGGAGTAATCCGCTGGCCCTGACCAATCTCGGCAATCTGCTGCTGAGTCGTCCGGAGCAGGCGGAAGAGGGGTTCCGGTGCCTGGAGAAAGCTGCGGCACAGAATGAACCGCAGGCCGTCTGTTCGCTCGGAGTCTGCTATGCCGAAGGGATCGGAACGGCGAAGGATGCGGCGAAGGCGCTTGAATGTTTCCGCCGGGCCGAGGCGGCCGGAGTGGAGTGGGCCGCTGAAGAGATCAGGAAGCTGGAAGCCGCCGCGCCGTGA